In a single window of the Alphaproteobacteria bacterium LSUCC0684 genome:
- the speB gene encoding agmatinase, which yields MATHGYSSGRLNLPFVGLCSFGKYPVQMDWESIDADVAILGAPFDFGTQYRPGARFGPRAIREASTLFSFGHAGAYDHEDDITYLAAETTRIVDIGDADIIHTDTKQSHANIETGVRAILKAGALPVVLGGDHSVNIPAINAFSEEKPFHLVQIDAHLDFVDERHGVTVGHGNPMRRAAEKPYVTGLSQIGIRNVSSTAREGYEDARRFGSDILSVRQFRSLGVAAVLERIPAASRYYITIDIDGFDPSIAPGTGTPSHGGFLYYEILELLDGLARRGDIIGLDLVEVAPDYDPTGSTSTLAAQLLLNTIGRILHHR from the coding sequence ATGGCAACACATGGGTATTCATCGGGGCGGCTCAATCTGCCTTTTGTCGGGCTTTGCAGTTTCGGCAAATATCCTGTTCAGATGGACTGGGAGTCGATCGATGCGGATGTTGCCATTCTTGGCGCCCCCTTCGATTTCGGCACCCAGTACCGGCCTGGTGCCCGCTTTGGCCCGAGGGCAATCCGTGAGGCGTCAACACTCTTTTCCTTTGGTCATGCCGGGGCCTATGACCATGAAGACGACATTACCTATCTTGCCGCCGAAACCACCCGGATTGTCGATATTGGCGATGCCGATATCATCCATACCGACACAAAGCAAAGCCACGCCAATATCGAAACTGGCGTCCGTGCCATCCTCAAGGCAGGGGCCTTGCCGGTGGTTCTCGGAGGGGATCATTCGGTGAATATTCCGGCGATCAATGCTTTCAGCGAAGAGAAGCCGTTTCATCTCGTGCAGATTGATGCCCATCTCGATTTTGTCGATGAGCGGCATGGCGTTACCGTCGGGCATGGCAATCCGATGCGGCGGGCCGCGGAAAAGCCCTATGTGACGGGGCTCAGCCAGATCGGGATCAGGAATGTTTCATCCACGGCAAGGGAAGGGTATGAGGATGCCCGCCGCTTCGGCAGCGACATTCTTTCGGTCCGGCAGTTCCGCTCTCTTGGCGTGGCCGCGGTGCTGGAACGGATTCCCGCGGCCAGCAGGTATTACATCACCATTGATATTGATGGATTTGATCCCTCGATCGCCCCCGGGACCGGCACGCCCAGTCATGGCGGCTTCCTCTATTACGAAATTCTTGAACTGCTCGATGGTCTGGCAAGGCGAGGTGATATCATCGGCCTTGATCTGGTCGAAGTGGCGCCGGATTATGACCCCACCGGATCGACTTCAACGCTGGCGGCACAGCTTCTTCTCAATACCATTGGCCGAATACTTCATCATCGATGA
- a CDS encoding ABC transporter ATP-binding protein, which yields MAQGTPFVRYQNVQKSYDGETLVVKNLNLDIEKGEFVTMLGPSGSGKTTCLMMLAGFETATHGDIMINGNPINNIPPHKRGIGMVFQNYALFPHMTVNENLAFPLSVRKFGKAETEDKVRKALDMVQMGAFGDRRPGQLSGGQQQRVALARALVFEPELVLMDEPLGALDKQLREHMQYEIKHIHENLEVTVVYVTHDQSEALTMSNRIAVFDDGVIQQLADPVTLYERPENAFVAQFIGENNKLNGTVSSVTRGVAQIDLGEHGKIKATAVNVGKGDRTTLSIRPERISFGKKKPGGKVAMPAKIEELIYLGDHIRCRMDVAGNREFIVKVPNASLSGDIKPGTSGFVAWDTQDCRALDFTG from the coding sequence ATGGCACAGGGAACACCGTTTGTTCGTTATCAGAATGTGCAGAAGAGTTACGATGGCGAAACCCTCGTTGTCAAAAACCTCAATCTTGACATAGAAAAAGGTGAATTTGTCACCATGCTCGGGCCGTCGGGGTCGGGCAAGACCACCTGCCTCATGATGCTGGCCGGATTTGAAACCGCCACCCATGGCGATATCATGATCAACGGCAACCCGATCAACAATATCCCGCCCCACAAGCGTGGCATCGGGATGGTTTTCCAGAATTACGCTCTTTTCCCGCATATGACGGTCAATGAAAACCTTGCATTCCCCCTCAGTGTCCGCAAGTTCGGCAAGGCGGAAACCGAGGATAAAGTGCGCAAAGCGCTCGATATGGTGCAGATGGGTGCTTTTGGTGACCGTCGGCCGGGCCAGCTTTCCGGGGGCCAGCAGCAGCGGGTTGCCCTCGCCCGGGCGCTGGTCTTTGAACCTGAACTCGTGCTCATGGATGAACCTCTTGGCGCGCTCGACAAGCAGTTGCGTGAGCACATGCAGTATGAGATCAAGCATATTCACGAGAATCTGGAGGTGACGGTTGTCTATGTCACCCACGACCAGTCCGAGGCCCTGACCATGTCCAACCGTATCGCGGTTTTCGATGACGGGGTGATCCAGCAGCTTGCGGACCCGGTAACGCTGTATGAACGTCCGGAAAATGCTTTTGTGGCCCAGTTCATCGGGGAGAACAACAAGCTCAATGGAACCGTCTCAAGCGTGACCAGGGGCGTGGCACAGATCGATTTGGGTGAGCATGGCAAGATCAAGGCCACGGCCGTTAATGTTGGCAAGGGTGACCGGACAACGCTCTCAATTCGTCCGGAGCGGATCAGCTTTGGGAAGAAAAAACCGGGCGGCAAGGTGGCCATGCCAGCGAAGATCGAAGAGTTGATCTATCTTGGGGATCATATCCGGTGCCGGATGGACGTTGCCGGCAACAGGGAATTTATTGTCAAAGTGCCCAACGCAAGCCTGAGTGGTGATATCAAGCCCGGCACGTCCGGATTTGTTGCCTGGGATACACAGGATTGCCGGGCCCTGGATTTCACGGGATAA
- a CDS encoding ABC transporter permease, with translation MSGAEQTGPLLTQDGVPLKVSLRRSQQRIKMRAFLLVVPLLVFIMISFVVPIASLFTRSVDDMLVNEVLPLTFEELKNWDGQSVPDEPLFAAMFQDLKNADKIDVGRVSTRMNYEKSGWKSLLKKTARMMKKIKEPPYKDKMIDIHDRWGDVEFWQSLSAMKDPYTLGYYLNAVDLKYGYEKSIEQQPENRQVYVLLWKRTLLVSLLVTVFCLVLGYPVAHLLATLPISKSNLLMICVLIPFWTSLLVRIVSWMVMLQQEGVVNDTLVALGLPEELRLPMMYNFTGTLIVMTQILLPFMILPIYSVMKTIPPSYMRAAQNLGATPSLAFIRVYLPQTLPGVGAGSILVFIVAIGYYITPELVGGKDGRLIGNFIAFHMQNTLNWGLAAAMGVILLFGILILYWLYDKIVGIDNMKMG, from the coding sequence ATGTCTGGTGCAGAACAAACAGGCCCATTGCTGACCCAGGACGGTGTTCCGCTCAAAGTCAGCCTCCGCCGGTCCCAGCAGCGCATCAAGATGCGGGCATTTCTTCTGGTTGTGCCGCTCCTTGTCTTTATCATGATTTCGTTCGTGGTGCCGATTGCCAGCCTCTTTACCAGATCCGTGGATGACATGCTGGTCAATGAGGTCCTGCCGCTGACCTTTGAGGAACTGAAAAACTGGGATGGCCAGTCCGTGCCGGATGAGCCGCTCTTTGCGGCGATGTTCCAGGATCTGAAGAACGCGGACAAGATTGATGTCGGCCGTGTTTCAACGCGGATGAACTATGAAAAATCCGGTTGGAAAAGCCTGCTCAAGAAAACTGCCCGGATGATGAAAAAAATCAAGGAGCCGCCCTATAAGGATAAGATGATCGATATCCACGATCGGTGGGGGGATGTTGAATTCTGGCAATCACTGAGCGCCATGAAGGACCCGTATACCCTTGGCTATTACCTGAACGCCGTCGATCTGAAATACGGGTATGAGAAATCCATCGAACAACAGCCCGAAAACCGGCAGGTCTATGTTCTTTTATGGAAGCGGACGCTGCTTGTGTCGCTTCTGGTGACGGTGTTCTGCCTGGTGCTGGGCTACCCGGTGGCGCATCTGCTTGCCACCCTGCCGATCAGCAAATCCAATCTCCTGATGATCTGTGTGCTGATACCGTTCTGGACATCGTTGCTGGTGCGGATTGTATCCTGGATGGTGATGCTTCAGCAGGAAGGGGTCGTCAACGATACGCTGGTTGCCTTGGGTCTGCCTGAAGAGTTGCGCCTGCCGATGATGTATAATTTCACGGGCACACTCATCGTGATGACGCAGATCCTCCTGCCCTTCATGATTCTGCCGATCTACAGCGTGATGAAGACGATACCGCCAAGCTATATGCGGGCGGCCCAGAATCTTGGCGCGACGCCGTCGCTTGCCTTTATTCGCGTATATCTGCCGCAGACGCTTCCAGGTGTTGGTGCAGGTTCGATTCTCGTCTTCATTGTCGCGATCGGGTATTACATCACGCCCGAACTGGTTGGGGGCAAGGATGGCCGGCTGATCGGCAACTTCATCGCTTTTCACATGCAGAATACGCTGAACTGGGGCCTTGCGGCGGCAATGGGGGTTATTCTTCTTTTCGGGATCCTCATCCTCTATTGGCTTTATGACAAGATTGTCGGTATCGACAACATGAAAATGGGGTAA
- a CDS encoding ABC transporter permease encodes MALPIYATTGQKIWHYTYLSICGLVLFFLIAPLIVVIPLSFTNGVFLSFTPEMLALDPDAFSLKWYKNMLGFCDDPSIKTMCSDKWKTGAVNSAFIAVAATALSTSLGTMAAIGLSHPLMPFRKILMATLISPLIVPLIITASGMFLFYAKVNLIGTYTGLILAHAALGTPFVVITVTATLTGFDQNMTKAAQSLGANTFVTFFRVQMPLILPGVISGGLFAFITSFDEVVVVLFMGGPETVTLPRQMWSGIRQEISPTILAAATCLVLISILLLTTLELLRRRSDRLRGITR; translated from the coding sequence ATGGCGCTTCCCATCTATGCCACAACAGGCCAGAAAATCTGGCACTACACGTACCTTTCGATCTGCGGGCTGGTACTGTTCTTTCTGATCGCCCCGTTGATCGTGGTGATACCGCTCTCCTTCACGAATGGCGTTTTTCTGAGCTTCACGCCGGAAATGCTGGCGCTGGACCCGGATGCCTTTTCGCTCAAATGGTACAAGAACATGCTTGGGTTCTGTGATGACCCAAGCATCAAGACCATGTGTTCCGATAAATGGAAGACAGGGGCCGTTAATTCAGCCTTTATCGCCGTCGCGGCGACGGCGCTTTCCACCAGTCTTGGAACGATGGCGGCAATCGGGCTTTCGCACCCGCTGATGCCGTTCCGTAAAATCCTGATGGCGACGCTGATTTCTCCCCTGATTGTGCCGCTGATCATCACCGCATCCGGCATGTTCCTTTTCTATGCCAAGGTCAATCTGATCGGCACCTATACCGGCCTTATCCTGGCGCATGCGGCGCTCGGCACACCTTTCGTGGTGATCACCGTGACCGCAACCCTGACCGGGTTTGACCAGAACATGACCAAAGCTGCCCAGAGTCTTGGGGCGAATACGTTTGTCACCTTCTTCCGCGTGCAGATGCCTCTTATTCTTCCGGGCGTCATTTCAGGTGGACTGTTCGCCTTTATCACGTCTTTTGACGAAGTGGTGGTCGTGCTGTTCATGGGCGGGCCGGAAACAGTCACCCTGCCGCGGCAGATGTGGTCCGGCATTCGGCAGGAGATCAGCCCGACAATTCTGGCGGCGGCGACCTGTCTTGTGTTGATTTCGATTCTTCTGCTCACCACACTTGAGCTACTTCGTCGCAGAAGCGACAGACTGCGTGGCATCACGCGCTGA
- the hemA gene encoding 5-aminolevulinate synthase, protein MATGYEKRLADSLDALRRENRYRYFVEIERIAGRHPVACWHAPDGPRDVIMWCSNDYLGMGHNPLVTEAMAEAVRSQGAGAGGTRNISGTTQPLVALERELADLHGKERALLFTSGYVANEASISTLVKLLGDCKVFSDAMNHASIISGIRNSRADKVIFRHNDIAHLEELLQAEPLERPKLIVFESVYSMDGDTGHIAAIVALAKRYNAITYLDEVHAVGMYGHQGGGVAEREGVAGEVDIIQGTLGKAFGVMGGYVAASDVICDAIRSYGSGFIFTTALPPGIAAGALASVRYLRKNSDERKLQKGRVVLLKHLLEGAGFDVLPGDTHIVPVMIGDPALCLAISARLLERHGMYIQPINYPTVAKGTERLRITPGPLHSEEMIHDLVEAMQESFHACRHGRGKSIA, encoded by the coding sequence TTGGCAACAGGGTACGAAAAGCGGCTTGCTGACAGCCTGGATGCGCTGAGGCGTGAGAACCGATATCGGTACTTCGTTGAAATCGAGCGTATCGCAGGGCGTCATCCTGTGGCCTGCTGGCATGCTCCTGATGGCCCGCGTGATGTGATCATGTGGTGCTCCAACGACTACCTCGGGATGGGGCACAACCCGTTGGTCACCGAAGCAATGGCAGAGGCTGTCCGGTCGCAGGGCGCCGGTGCTGGCGGGACACGCAATATTTCAGGAACAACCCAGCCGCTTGTTGCGCTTGAGCGAGAACTTGCTGACCTGCATGGCAAGGAGCGCGCGCTGCTCTTCACTTCCGGATATGTCGCCAACGAAGCCAGCATTTCAACCCTGGTCAAACTGCTGGGAGACTGCAAGGTCTTTTCTGACGCGATGAATCACGCCTCCATCATCAGCGGTATTCGTAACAGCCGGGCGGATAAGGTGATCTTCAGGCATAATGATATCGCCCATCTCGAAGAGCTGCTTCAGGCCGAGCCGCTGGAACGTCCCAAACTGATCGTGTTTGAGTCGGTCTATTCCATGGATGGCGATACCGGGCACATTGCGGCGATTGTCGCGCTTGCCAAACGCTATAATGCGATCACCTATCTTGATGAAGTCCATGCCGTGGGGATGTATGGGCATCAGGGAGGTGGTGTCGCCGAACGTGAAGGGGTCGCTGGTGAAGTTGATATCATCCAGGGAACGCTGGGCAAGGCCTTTGGCGTCATGGGCGGCTATGTCGCCGCATCGGATGTGATCTGTGATGCGATCCGTTCTTACGGCTCGGGTTTTATCTTCACCACGGCGCTGCCACCCGGTATTGCCGCCGGTGCGCTGGCCTCTGTCCGCTATCTGAGGAAAAATTCAGATGAGCGCAAGCTTCAGAAGGGTCGTGTTGTGCTGCTGAAGCACCTTCTTGAAGGGGCAGGTTTCGATGTTCTGCCAGGCGATACCCATATCGTGCCGGTGATGATCGGTGATCCGGCGCTGTGTCTTGCGATTTCGGCAAGGCTGCTCGAACGTCACGGCATGTATATCCAGCCGATCAATTACCCGACCGTTGCCAAGGGAACGGAACGGCTGCGGATAACTCCGGGCCCGCTTCACAGCGAAGAGATGATCCATGACCTTGTCGAAGCCATGCAGGAGAGTTTCCACGCCTGCCGTCATGGTCGCGGCAAAAGCATCGCCTGA
- a CDS encoding M23 family metallopeptidase encodes MPAQALELVRGEIKQGGMILLKTDPGYQLTAEGEPLMVSPDGFAVIGFHRDEENAITIREIAPDGTAENHVFTPAIREYIEQRIDGLPQTMVTPPADVLARIARDRDVVKKARAFATPISAFATSFIWPVRGIITGVYGSRRILNGEPRAPHYGIDIAASKGTPVLAPADGVIRMADDLYFTGWTIILDHGHGVSSTFLHLDTISAPLGTAVKQGDVIGTVGSSGRSTGAHLDWRVNLFEKRLDPMLVAGPMPE; translated from the coding sequence ATGCCTGCCCAGGCCCTCGAACTTGTGCGGGGGGAGATAAAACAGGGCGGAATGATACTTCTCAAAACAGATCCGGGTTACCAACTTACTGCCGAGGGAGAGCCCCTCATGGTCAGCCCGGACGGGTTTGCCGTCATCGGCTTTCACCGTGATGAGGAAAACGCGATCACGATCCGTGAAATCGCCCCCGATGGCACGGCTGAGAACCATGTCTTCACCCCGGCTATCCGTGAATATATCGAACAGCGCATAGACGGACTGCCGCAGACAATGGTCACCCCGCCTGCAGATGTGCTGGCCCGGATCGCCCGGGACCGCGACGTGGTGAAAAAGGCACGCGCCTTTGCCACGCCCATTTCGGCTTTTGCCACCTCTTTTATCTGGCCGGTCCGGGGAATTATTACCGGTGTCTACGGCTCCCGCCGTATCCTCAACGGCGAGCCACGCGCCCCGCATTACGGGATTGATATTGCCGCAAGCAAAGGCACACCCGTCCTGGCGCCAGCGGATGGGGTCATCCGCATGGCGGATGACCTCTATTTCACCGGATGGACGATCATCCTTGATCATGGCCACGGGGTTTCATCCACCTTTCTTCATCTCGACACGATATCGGCACCGCTCGGCACGGCGGTGAAGCAGGGCGACGTCATCGGAACCGTCGGGTCAAGCGGCAGATCCACCGGCGCGCATCTTGACTGGCGCGTCAATCTTTTTGAAAAACGGCTTGACCCCATGCTTGTTGCAGGGCCCATGCCGGAATAG
- a CDS encoding acetoacetate--CoA ligase has product MPDLLWTPRPDAIEQTEVARFAKSFHAATGVDWRQDYEKLWRASVDKPQSFWSHLWDWHGILGTKGDVVLRDPDQMTGGQFFPDGILNYAENMLVHADERPAIIAHREEGGRRVLSRAELKEKTLALAGWMKAEGIGPGDRVAAYTPNTPEAIITMLAAASIGAVFSSCSSDFGLGGVTDRFGQIKPVLLMAAEGYRYNGKAIDRRDIIADLTKAIPSIRSVLIVPFLEDAPDLGSIPNVTMFDDALAADPVDGFLPMPFNHPLYIMYSSGTTGAPKCITHGAGGTLIQHIKEHRLHCDTKAGDVVFYFTTCGWMMWNWLVSALAVEAAVVLYEGNPFFPGPERLWQMASTEKINLFGTSAKYIDAVRKSGYRPGEAVDLSHLRVICSTGSPLTTDGFDFVYKAIHPEVQLASISGGTDLISCFVLGCPVLPVHAGEIQVRGLGMAVDIWDEDGKSVSGVQGELVCTKPFPSMPIGFWDDADGSKYRAAYFEHFPGIWRHGDWATLTERGGIIIHGRSDATLNPGGVRIGTAEIYRQVESFDEVLEALVIGQTIESDGAKDVRVVLFVRMTEGAELTDDLKDRIKAAIRKGATPRHVPSYILEVADIPRTRSGKITELAVRDVVEGREVKNTEALSNPEALENFRNRPELNQA; this is encoded by the coding sequence ATGCCTGATCTTCTCTGGACCCCACGCCCTGATGCGATAGAGCAAACGGAAGTAGCACGTTTCGCGAAGAGCTTTCATGCGGCAACAGGGGTCGACTGGCGACAGGATTACGAAAAACTCTGGCGGGCGTCGGTGGATAAGCCTCAGTCGTTCTGGTCCCATCTCTGGGATTGGCATGGCATTCTGGGAACGAAAGGCGACGTTGTGCTCCGTGATCCGGACCAGATGACCGGCGGGCAGTTCTTCCCTGATGGGATACTGAATTACGCTGAAAACATGCTTGTTCATGCTGATGAACGACCTGCCATCATTGCCCATCGCGAAGAAGGTGGCCGGCGGGTGCTGAGCCGGGCGGAACTGAAAGAAAAGACGCTGGCCCTGGCGGGATGGATGAAGGCCGAAGGCATCGGCCCGGGTGACCGGGTTGCCGCCTATACCCCCAATACGCCGGAAGCCATCATCACCATGCTGGCCGCGGCAAGTATCGGGGCGGTGTTTTCGTCCTGTTCAAGTGATTTCGGCCTCGGCGGGGTGACGGACCGGTTCGGCCAGATCAAGCCTGTCCTGCTGATGGCCGCTGAAGGCTACCGCTATAACGGCAAGGCCATTGACCGCCGCGATATCATCGCTGATCTGACCAAGGCCATCCCGTCCATCCGGTCCGTGCTGATCGTCCCGTTTCTTGAGGATGCACCCGATCTCGGCAGTATCCCGAATGTAACGATGTTCGATGATGCGCTGGCAGCAGACCCGGTCGACGGGTTTCTGCCCATGCCATTCAATCACCCGCTTTATATCATGTACTCATCAGGGACCACCGGGGCGCCGAAATGCATCACCCATGGCGCGGGCGGAACACTGATCCAGCACATAAAGGAGCACCGGCTGCATTGCGATACAAAGGCAGGGGATGTGGTCTTCTATTTCACCACATGTGGGTGGATGATGTGGAACTGGCTGGTCTCCGCTCTTGCGGTTGAAGCGGCGGTGGTGCTCTATGAAGGCAACCCGTTTTTTCCCGGGCCAGAAAGGCTCTGGCAGATGGCTTCCACGGAGAAGATCAACCTCTTCGGGACGTCGGCCAAATATATCGATGCGGTGCGCAAAAGCGGCTACCGCCCCGGGGAGGCGGTGGATCTCAGCCATTTGCGGGTGATCTGCTCAACCGGCTCCCCCCTGACAACCGATGGGTTTGATTTTGTCTACAAGGCCATTCATCCTGAAGTTCAACTGGCCAGCATTTCGGGCGGGACAGACCTTATCTCCTGTTTTGTGCTGGGCTGTCCTGTTCTGCCGGTCCATGCCGGCGAGATACAGGTACGCGGGCTGGGGATGGCCGTGGATATCTGGGATGAAGACGGGAAATCTGTTTCAGGAGTGCAGGGTGAACTGGTGTGCACAAAGCCTTTCCCGTCCATGCCGATCGGTTTCTGGGATGACGCCGATGGTAGCAAATACCGCGCTGCCTATTTTGAACATTTTCCGGGGATCTGGCGGCATGGTGACTGGGCAACCCTGACCGAGCGTGGCGGGATCATCATCCATGGGAGATCTGATGCAACATTGAATCCCGGCGGTGTGCGTATCGGCACGGCTGAAATATATCGCCAGGTTGAATCCTTTGATGAGGTTCTCGAGGCTCTTGTTATCGGCCAGACTATTGAAAGCGATGGCGCGAAGGATGTTCGGGTCGTGCTGTTTGTCCGCATGACCGAGGGCGCTGAACTGACCGATGATCTCAAGGACCGGATCAAGGCGGCAATACGGAAAGGGGCAACCCCTCGACATGTTCCGTCATATATTCTTGAAGTGGCGGATATCCCGCGTACGCGCTCCGGGAAGATTACCGAACTTGCCGTGCGCGATGTGGTCGAGGGACGCGAGGTCAAGAATACCGAAGCTCTTTCCAACCCCGAAGCTCTGGAGAATTTCCGCAATCGTCCGGAACTAAACCAGGCCTGA
- the trxB gene encoding thioredoxin-disulfide reductase, with product MSMSAEKVVIIGTGAAGLTAAIYAARANLNPLVLAGLQPGGQLTITTDVENYPGFAEVVQGPWLMQQMQAQAENVGARVEYDLVIGIDASARPFVLHCDSETEIRAESVIIATGAQARWLGLESETTFNGRGVSACATCDGFFYRDKKVVVVGGGNTAVEEALYLANICSHVTLVHRRDSLRAEQIMQERLMRTENITVLWNRVVEEVLGDAGMGGGVTGLKLGSTAGEEVMELAADGLFVAIGHDPATTAFKGVIDMDDEGYIKADPGSTRTSVEGIFAAGDCVDKIYRQAVTAAGMGCMAALDAERWLGMQH from the coding sequence ATGTCTATGAGTGCAGAAAAAGTTGTTATTATTGGTACCGGCGCGGCTGGTCTTACCGCGGCGATCTATGCGGCCCGCGCCAATCTGAACCCCCTTGTGCTCGCAGGCCTGCAGCCAGGTGGTCAGTTGACGATCACCACCGATGTCGAAAACTATCCCGGTTTTGCCGAGGTGGTGCAGGGGCCGTGGCTGATGCAGCAGATGCAGGCCCAGGCTGAAAATGTCGGCGCCAGGGTGGAATATGATCTTGTTATCGGCATAGATGCATCGGCGCGCCCATTTGTTCTCCATTGCGACAGCGAGACCGAGATCAGGGCGGAAAGCGTGATCATCGCGACGGGCGCCCAGGCGCGCTGGCTCGGGCTTGAAAGCGAGACGACCTTCAATGGAAGGGGTGTGTCGGCCTGCGCTACCTGCGACGGTTTCTTCTACCGGGACAAGAAAGTCGTCGTGGTTGGCGGCGGGAATACCGCCGTCGAAGAAGCGCTTTATCTTGCTAATATCTGCAGTCATGTCACCCTTGTGCATCGGCGTGACAGCCTTCGGGCGGAACAGATCATGCAGGAACGGCTCATGCGGACGGAAAATATCACTGTTCTCTGGAACAGGGTTGTGGAGGAAGTGCTGGGCGATGCAGGCATGGGTGGCGGGGTCACTGGTCTCAAACTCGGTTCAACCGCGGGTGAAGAGGTGATGGAGCTTGCCGCGGACGGCCTGTTTGTTGCTATCGGGCATGATCCGGCCACCACGGCCTTCAAGGGGGTCATCGACATGGATGACGAGGGCTATATCAAGGCTGATCCCGGCAGCACGCGGACCTCGGTTGAAGGGATTTTTGCCGCAGGAGATTGCGTTGACAAGATCTACCGTCAGGCGGTCACTGCTGCGGGCATGGGCTGTATGGCTGCCCTTGACGCGGAACGCTGGCTCGGAATGCAGCACTGA
- a CDS encoding MFS transporter — protein MNNRWLIILFSASALVTISLGIRQSMGLFLGPVSLEMGTGREVFSFAIAIQNLLWGLSSPFFGMLADKIGGWRVASIGGILYAGGLAIMTGLVTPAGVVLGNFMIGLGLGSAGMAVALGAVSRSVSDARRPLALGIVTSLGSFGQFALVPLTQIMILDFGWQAAMLSMSMIAAMMIAIGYGLRGADDSNTAMVAEATIGRTIRHAFSSRDYILLTMGFFVCGLHLVFIATHLPIYLRDHNVDPSIASWALSLVGLFNIAGALFFGWIGGVTSKKIPLALIYLARTLIIAVFISLPVSGTSALIFGAAMGFVWLGTIPLTSGLIVTFFGPRYLATLYGFVFLSHQLGSFMGAWLGGRLYDLYGNYEIMWVINLIAGLAAFILHILIREKPLPMAAPARP, from the coding sequence ATGAACAATCGCTGGCTTATCATCCTTTTCAGTGCATCCGCGCTGGTCACCATCAGCCTTGGCATCCGCCAGTCCATGGGTCTTTTTCTCGGCCCGGTCAGCCTTGAGATGGGGACCGGGCGCGAGGTTTTCTCCTTTGCCATTGCCATCCAGAACCTGCTCTGGGGGCTGTCGTCGCCTTTCTTCGGGATGCTTGCGGACAAGATTGGCGGCTGGCGGGTTGCCTCAATAGGGGGAATTCTCTACGCCGGCGGCCTTGCCATCATGACAGGACTTGTGACGCCTGCCGGTGTTGTGCTCGGGAATTTCATGATCGGCCTTGGCCTCGGGAGTGCTGGCATGGCCGTGGCGCTTGGGGCGGTCAGCCGGTCGGTTTCGGATGCCCGTCGTCCCCTTGCCCTTGGTATTGTGACGTCGCTCGGGTCTTTTGGCCAGTTTGCCCTCGTGCCGCTGACCCAGATCATGATCCTCGATTTCGGCTGGCAGGCCGCCATGCTCAGCATGTCAATGATAGCCGCGATGATGATTGCCATCGGCTACGGCCTGCGCGGCGCCGATGACAGCAATACCGCCATGGTGGCCGAAGCAACCATCGGGCGCACGATCCGGCACGCCTTCAGTTCACGTGACTATATCCTGCTGACAATGGGATTTTTTGTCTGCGGGTTGCATCTTGTGTTTATTGCAACTCACCTGCCGATCTATCTGCGAGATCATAACGTGGACCCGTCGATTGCCAGCTGGGCGTTGTCGCTGGTCGGCCTTTTCAATATTGCCGGGGCCCTGTTTTTCGGCTGGATTGGCGGCGTCACCTCCAAGAAAATTCCCCTCGCGCTCATCTATCTGGCCCGTACATTGATCATCGCCGTCTTTATCAGCCTGCCGGTCTCCGGAACATCTGCGCTGATCTTTGGCGCGGCGATGGGGTTTGTCTGGCTTGGTACGATCCCGCTGACGAGCGGGCTTATTGTGACATTCTTCGGGCCGCGTTATCTCGCCACGCTCTATGGATTTGTTTTTCTCTCGCATCAGCTCGGCTCGTTCATGGGCGCCTGGCTGGGTGGGAGACTTTACGATCTCTACGGCAATTATGAGATCATGTGGGTCATCAACCTGATTGCCGGGCTGGCCGCCTTCATCCTGCATATCCTGATCCGGGAGAAGCCCCTGCCCATGGCAGCGCCGGCGCGTCCGTGA